The genome window TGTGGGAAGACGGCTTTCCTTAGACAGGCTTCTGAGGTTCTCAGGGAGTATGGGTATTCAGTTGTATATGTGAATCCACTTGCTAGCATTCCTGAGGATAGGTTGGATGTTAGTGAGGAGTTGAGGGGTTTGCTTAGCGAGGTGCCCGGGGATCTAGGGTCTGCTTTGAGGATCATCGAGGTCTCTGCTGAGCTTCTCTATAGAGTTGTTAGAAGGGGGCTTAGGAGGAGGATAGCCCTTCTAGCAGATGATGTTTTCCAAGCCATAGGCCTTGATAGGGCTGAGCAGCTTGTTAAATCCCTTCTAAACATGATTGAACACCCATCTATAGCCTATGAGAGAATAGTTATCCTGATAGCCTCGAGCGAGGGGGTTACTAGGGAGAGGATTGGTAGACATAGGTGGGCTGAGATAAGGGGTATGTGGAACATGCCTAGAGAGGGTTTTGAAGAGCTATATAATCAAATACCCGGTGAGAAGCCCTCGATCGATGATATATGGATCTACACAGGAGGTAACCCCTGGATCCTATCAAAGCTATATCTCTCATCATGGAGGGTAGGGGATGTGGTTGAAGAGATCATCCATATAAAATCCCTAACAAGGGAGTTCATAGCTAGGTATAGGAGGCATCTCGAGAGAGCTATAGAAGATCCTGATTATCTATGGAGAGAACCCGAGAGAGATGAACATGCTGGCCAGCTACTGAGGGAGCTGATAGAGAGAAACCTGGTTATCTACCCACTACCCAAGAGAATCGAGAGCCTATGGATCGATAACCCACCCCCAGAGAGAGATCCAGAGCTTGGAATAGGGAGATATGTTGCATGGCAAACACCCCTATACAGAATAGCTGTTAGGAAAGCGCTTGTGGAGATTAGCTAGTCCTCGATCCTTCCTCGCTCTGGAGGGCTGGGTTTGGCGATTGTCTATTACAAGATGGTATTCGGGGTTGTATGTATTGTTAGAGCATAGGGGTTAGATCTATTTCTTGATGATCTCCCTAGTCTTTACAAGCATCTGCTCTATTATATTTAGGGTTGTTTTAACAGCATCTATATCCAGCGCTGCCTCGTGGAAACCCCATACATGTAGATCATAGCCTACTGACCATCCATATGATATTATGGGCTCGCTAAGCTGTGATGACAGCTTCTTAGCAGCTCTGGAGAGTAGCTTTATCCACCATCTCCCCTCCCTCCTAGCCTCCTCGGACTCGGGGGTTCTGAATTTAATGGCTAGGGCTTTGATGCATTCCTCCGCCACTTTATAGAGTTTCTCGCTGGCCTGCACAGGATCATTTTGATCTATATACCTCCTAGCATCATCCAGGAACCTCTCAGCAAGTTCAACATAGATAGCAGCCTCCTCCTGAGGATCTAGCTTGAGCTTCTCACTAAGAGAATCTATGATAAACAACTCTATATCTAGACCCCTTCTCCTAATCTCATCAGCTATCCTCTTAGGAATATAGAGTGTGATAAAATCCCTCCCACCCATGATAATACCAAAATATCTACACCCTAGAACCTTTTAATAACAATATCCCAGGCTAGGAGGAAAAAGATATTATAGCCTAGTAAGCATCACCATATTAGGAAGCTATTGGGAGGCATTAGTTGATGAAAAGGGTAAGGCTGAGATTTGTAGACGATATAGAGATTGATTTTGTGGATAGGGAGCAGGCTTTGAAGAGGGTTGTGGAGTGGGCTGAGAAGGGCATGATCAATGTCCAAGTAGTATATGGCCCAGAGGGATGTGGGAAAACGGCTTGGCTTAAGCAGAGTGCTGAATTGTTAAGGGAGCTGGGTTTTGATGTGATCTATGTAAACCCTGTTGAGAGGGAATTCTACGCCGAGATCGGTGTTAAGGATGTTAAGAATAGATTGCTCGAGATAGTTAGAGGGGCTACCGATGATGCTTGGGGAAGGGTTGCATGGGCTGTTATAGATGCTGCTAAAGAGCTAATAAAAGCTGGGAGGAAAAAGCTAGCCATCCTAGCCGATGATGTATTCCAAGCAATAGGATTGGATAGAGCAGCAATATATGTAAAGGGATTACTAGGATTGATAGAATATCCACCAGCTAGTTATGAGAGGGTAATAACGGTAGCAGCCACTAGTGAGGGTGTTTCTAGGAGGGAGATTGGCAGGCATAGGTGGGCTGATCTGAGGCCTATATGGAATATGTCTAAAGAGGGTTTTAAACAGCTATACGATCAAATCCCTGGTGATAAGCCTAGCTTCGAAGAGATCTGGAGGATCACGGGTGGCAATCCAAAGGCTCTTGCAGAGCTATACCGCAGCTCCTGGCAGGCTGATGAAATAGCTAATAGTCTTATAGAGGGGAAGATGATAACCAGGGAATTCATAGCTAGGTGGAGAGGCTGGCTAGAAAGAGCAGTCGAAG of Sulfolobales archaeon contains these proteins:
- a CDS encoding PaREP1 family protein, with amino-acid sequence MGGRDFITLYIPKRIADEIRRRGLDIELFIIDSLSEKLKLDPQEEAAIYVELAERFLDDARRYIDQNDPVQASEKLYKVAEECIKALAIKFRTPESEEARREGRWWIKLLSRAAKKLSSQLSEPIISYGWSVGYDLHVWGFHEAALDIDAVKTTLNIIEQMLVKTREIIKK
- a CDS encoding ATP-binding protein, whose product is MKRVRLRFVDDIEIDFVDREQALKRVVEWAEKGMINVQVVYGPEGCGKTAWLKQSAELLRELGFDVIYVNPVEREFYAEIGVKDVKNRLLEIVRGATDDAWGRVAWAVIDAAKELIKAGRKKLAILADDVFQAIGLDRAAIYVKGLLGLIEYPPASYERVITVAATSEGVSRREIGRHRWADLRPIWNMSKEGFKQLYDQIPGDKPSFEEIWRITGGNPKALAELYRSSWQADEIANSLIEGKMITREFIARWRGWLERAVEDPDALWEPDAPQELVKELIERNLIIYFLSRREPRAWIDNPPPERDPELGIGRYVAWQTPLHRIAVRKAITEAG
- a CDS encoding ATP-binding protein, with protein sequence CGKTAFLRQASEVLREYGYSVVYVNPLASIPEDRLDVSEELRGLLSEVPGDLGSALRIIEVSAELLYRVVRRGLRRRIALLADDVFQAIGLDRAEQLVKSLLNMIEHPSIAYERIVILIASSEGVTRERIGRHRWAEIRGMWNMPREGFEELYNQIPGEKPSIDDIWIYTGGNPWILSKLYLSSWRVGDVVEEIIHIKSLTREFIARYRRHLERAIEDPDYLWREPERDEHAGQLLRELIERNLVIYPLPKRIESLWIDNPPPERDPELGIGRYVAWQTPLYRIAVRKALVEIS